From the genome of Ictalurus furcatus strain D&B chromosome 4, Billie_1.0, whole genome shotgun sequence, one region includes:
- the zdhhc7 gene encoding palmitoyltransferase ZDHHC7, with amino-acid sequence MQTSGHRLRDVEQHHPLLSSGEEEVTVGRVWFIQDGCGMVCASMTWFLVMYAEFVVNFVMLLPSKSFWYSLINGVAFNFLAVLALASHLRTMLTDPGAVPKGNATKEYMDSLQLKPGEVIYKCPKCCSIKPERAHHCSICKRCIRKMDHHCPWVNNCVGENNQRYFVLFTMYIASISLHALCLSGFHFFTCVKVQWNECSDFSPPVAVMLLIFLCLEALLFLTFTAVMFGTQIHSICNDETEIERLKNEKPTWERRVRWDGMKAVFGSPPSLLWFNPFAGLRLRRLLMVRARKGGSEFAV; translated from the exons ATGCAGACTTCAGGGCACCGGCTGCGCGATGTGGAGCAGCACCATCCCTTGCTGTCCAGCGGGGAGGAGGAGGTGACCGTGGGCCGGGTCTGGTTCATCCAGGATGGCTGCGGCATGGTGTGCGCCTCCATGACCTGGTTTCTAGTCATGTATGCAGAATTCGTGGTGAACTTCGTCATGCTTCTGCCCTCCAAAAGCTTCTGGTACTCGCTCATCAACGGCGTGGCGTTCAACTTCTTGGCCGTGCTGGCACTAGCTTCGCACCTGCGCACCATGCTGACTGATCCG GGAGCTGTTCCGAAAGGAAATGCTACTAAGGAATACATGGACAGTCTACAGCTGAAACCAGGGGAAGTCATTTACAAGTGCCCTAAATGCTGCAGCATCAAACCAGAGAGAGCTCATCACTGCAG CATCTGCAAGAGATGCATCAGGAAAATGGATCATCATTGTCCCTGGGTGAACAACTGCGTTGGAGAAAACAACCAGCGATACTTTGTGCTGTTCACT ATGTACATCGCTTCCATCTCTCTGCACGCCCTCTGCCTCAGTGGTTTCCACTTCTTCACCTGTGTCAAGGTCCAGTGGAACG AGTGTAGTGACTTCTCCCCTCCAGTAGCTGTCATGCTCCTTATTTTCCTGTGTCTGGAGGctctcctcttcctcacctTCACCGCTGTCATGTTCGGCACCCAGATCCACTCCATCTGCAACGACGAGACG GAAATCGAGAGGCTGAAGAACGAGAAGCCGACGTGGGAGCGGCGAGTGCGCTGGGACGGGATGAAGGCTGTGTTCGGAAGCCCGCCGTCTCTTCTGTGGTTCAACCCTTTCGCCGGACTGAGACTGCGACGCCTCCTGATGGTCCGCGCCCGGAAGGGCGGCTCCGAGTTCGCCGTCTGA
- the nip7 gene encoding 60S ribosome subunit biogenesis protein NIP7 homolog, whose protein sequence is MRPLTDEETKVMFEKLSKYIGENIKLLVDRPDGTYCFRLHHDRVYYISEKILKLATNISRDKLVSVGTCFGKFTKTRTFRLHITALDFLAPYAKYKVWVKPGAEQSFLYGNHIMKSGLGRITENTNKYQGIVVYSMADVPLGFGVAAKSTQECRKVDPMAIVALHQADVGEYIRNEDTLT, encoded by the exons ATGCGGCCGTTAACGGATGAAGAGACGAAAGTAATGTTTGAAAAGCTCTCCAAGTA CATCGGAGAGAACATTAAGCTTCTTGTGGATAGACCGGATGGGACGTACTGCTTCAGACTGCACCACGATCGCGTGTACTACATCAG TGAAAAGATACTGAAGTTGGCCACGAATATCTCCCGGGACAAGCTGGTGTCCGTCGGTACGTGTTTCGGGAAGTTCACCAAGACTCGGACGTTTCGGTTGCACATCACGGCTCTGGATTTTCTCGCTCCTTACGCCAAG TATAAAGTGTGGGTGAAGCCTGGAGCTGAGCAGTCGTTCCTCTACGGCAACCACATCATGAAGTCCGGCTTGGGCAGGATTACAGAAAACACGAATAAGTACCAAGGAATTGTGGTTTACTCGATGGCAGACGTACCACTG GGTTTCGGAGTGGCAGCGAAATCCACACAGGAATGCCGCAAAGTGGATCCCATGGCCATTGTGGCCTTGCACCAGGCTGATGTCGGAGAGTACATCAGAAACGAGGACACGCTCACCTAA
- the cog8 gene encoding conserved oligomeric Golgi complex subunit 8 isoform X1 — protein MAAVDVEDESILVSVFKDSFPENWRENPDFAAYLSELSSYGVEKLNREPERLSEERAQILQQTRELAFSNYKTFIRTADCTKEIYRDFGRVESSLSKLLDKLPSFGEKCRGFVKEAEEIGASRRMNSLTLNRHTEILEILEIPQLMDTCVRNGYYEEALELAVYVKRLEKKHSSLPVIQGIVNEVRQSAQLMLNQLLQQLRSNSQLPVCLRVIGYLRRMDIFTEAELRVKFLQARGSWLRSVLAAVPDEDPYVHITKTVEACRVHLFDIITQYRAIFSDEDPLLPSAEQAVNESTIFHGWVVQQIARFLETLERDLERGVGSRLDSLLGQCMYFGLSFSRVGADFRGQLAPVFQRVAMDTFSKAVREAVDKFNEDMNLYTLISLPSMLGNTVPTVAAGVQPGSLQPPMGLLDFPPLACFLNNILTAFNDLRLCCPIGLAEEVARCVEEALLKVTKLILVFHRAEESAFSSRERDLFVRFCCAFAEDMVPFLNRCLQVLFPPAQLAQILGVPPTQVHKHGNIGCVDVSAVLEPLDFILPKREPLSPVLDLSIELSSSSTTEAEPPAPAEPSFSEKVEAPLPEPGADLNVHQHREAEPAHNTAQPTTHDVEQNDPGDAALTSADHQNEPPQPLN, from the exons ATGGCGGCTGTAGACGTGGAAGACGAGAGTATTTTGGTGTCGGTGTTTAAAGACAGTTTTCCGGAGAACTGGAGAGAAAACCCGGACTTTGCGGCGTACCTGTCGGAGTTGAGTTCGTACGGAGTTGAGAAGTTAAACCGGGAACCGGAGCGTTTGTCCGAGGAACGAGCGCAAATCTTGCAGCAGACGCGCGAGCTCGCCTTCTCCAACTACAAGACGTTCATCCGCACCGCCGACTGCACCAAAGAGATCTACCGAGACTTCGGCCGTGTGGAGAGCAGCTTATCCAAACTCCTCGATAAACTGCCGAGCTTCGGGGAAAAATGCAG AGGCTTTGTGAAGGAAGCAGAAGAGATCGGGGCGAGCCGGCGGATGAACAGCCTGACGCTGAACCGTCACACGGAAATCCTGGAGATTCTCGAAATCCCGCAGCTGATGGACACCTGCGTCCGGAACGGCTACTACGAGGAAGCACTGGAGCTGGCCGTCTACGTGAAGAGGCTGGAGAAGAAGCACTCGTCACTTCCTGTAATCCAG GGCATTGTAAACGAGGTGCGTCAGTCGGCGCAGCTCATGCTGAACCAGCTCCTCCAGCAGCTGCGCAGTAACTCTCAGCTCCCCGTGTGCCTGCGCGTGATCGGCTACCTGCGCAGGATGGACATCTTCACAGAAGCAGAGCTGCGTGTGAAGTTCCTGCAGGCGCGCGGCAGCTGGCTGCGTTCCGTGCTCGCCGCCGTACCTGACGAAGACCCCTACGTCCACATCACCAAAACCGTCGAGGCCTGCCGAGTGCACCTCTTCGACATCATCACTCAATACCGCGCCATCTTCTCGGACGAGGACCCGTTGCTGCCCTCTGCCGAGCAGGCCGTGAACGAGAGCACCATTTTTCACGGCTGGGTGGTGCAGCAGATCGCTCGCTTCCTGGAGACGCTGGAGCGCGACCTCGAGCGCGGAGTGGGAAGCCGTTTGGACTCCCTCCTCGGCCAGTGCATGTATTTCGGCTTGTCTTTCAGCCGGGTGGGCGCGGATTTCCGCGGACAGCTGGCGCCCGTGTTCCAGCGCGTCGCCATGGATACGTTCAGCAAAGCCGTTCGAGAAGCCGTGGACAAATTTAACGAGGACATGAACCTGTATACGCTCATTTCTCTGCCGTCGATGCTCGGGAACACCGTCCCGACCGTGGCCGCCGGCGTCCAGCCCGGCTCTCTTCAGCCCCCGATGGGTTTGTTGGACTTCCCTCCGTTAGCCTGCTTCCTGAATAACATCTTAACAGCCTTCAACGACCTGCGACTGTGTTGCCCAATCGGTTTAGCTGAAGAAGTTGCCAGATGTGTTGAGGAGGCTCTTCTGAAG GTGACCAAACTGATCCTGGTCTTCCACAGAGCGGAGGAGTCGGCCTTCAGCAGCCGCGAGCGCGACTTGTTCGTTCGGTTCTGCTGTGCCTTTGCCGAGGACATGGTGCCGTTCCTGAACCGATGTCTCCAGGTTCTCTTCCCACCAGCGCAGCTCGCACAGATCCTCG GCGTTCCTCCAACCCAAGTTCATAAACACGGAAACATCGGGTGCGTCGACGTGAGCGCCGTGCTGGAACCTTTAGACTTCATCTTGCCCAAGAGAGAGCCCCTGAGCCCGGTGCTGGACCTTTCCATTGAGCTGAGCAGCTCGAGTACTACCGAAGCAGAACCTCCGGCTCCAGCCGAGCCTTCCTTTTCAGAGAAAGTGGAAGCTCCTCTACCAGAACCTGGAGCAGACCTCAATGTCCACCAGCATCGAGAAGCAGAACCTGCCCATAATACAGCGCAACCTACAACACACGACGTGGAGCAGAACGATCCAGGAGACGCGGCCCTGACTAGCGCAGATCATCAGAACGAGCCGCCACAACCACTAAAttaa
- the cog8 gene encoding conserved oligomeric Golgi complex subunit 8 isoform X2 produces MNSLTLNRHTEILEILEIPQLMDTCVRNGYYEEALELAVYVKRLEKKHSSLPVIQGIVNEVRQSAQLMLNQLLQQLRSNSQLPVCLRVIGYLRRMDIFTEAELRVKFLQARGSWLRSVLAAVPDEDPYVHITKTVEACRVHLFDIITQYRAIFSDEDPLLPSAEQAVNESTIFHGWVVQQIARFLETLERDLERGVGSRLDSLLGQCMYFGLSFSRVGADFRGQLAPVFQRVAMDTFSKAVREAVDKFNEDMNLYTLISLPSMLGNTVPTVAAGVQPGSLQPPMGLLDFPPLACFLNNILTAFNDLRLCCPIGLAEEVARCVEEALLKVTKLILVFHRAEESAFSSRERDLFVRFCCAFAEDMVPFLNRCLQVLFPPAQLAQILGVPPTQVHKHGNIGCVDVSAVLEPLDFILPKREPLSPVLDLSIELSSSSTTEAEPPAPAEPSFSEKVEAPLPEPGADLNVHQHREAEPAHNTAQPTTHDVEQNDPGDAALTSADHQNEPPQPLN; encoded by the exons ATGAACAGCCTGACGCTGAACCGTCACACGGAAATCCTGGAGATTCTCGAAATCCCGCAGCTGATGGACACCTGCGTCCGGAACGGCTACTACGAGGAAGCACTGGAGCTGGCCGTCTACGTGAAGAGGCTGGAGAAGAAGCACTCGTCACTTCCTGTAATCCAG GGCATTGTAAACGAGGTGCGTCAGTCGGCGCAGCTCATGCTGAACCAGCTCCTCCAGCAGCTGCGCAGTAACTCTCAGCTCCCCGTGTGCCTGCGCGTGATCGGCTACCTGCGCAGGATGGACATCTTCACAGAAGCAGAGCTGCGTGTGAAGTTCCTGCAGGCGCGCGGCAGCTGGCTGCGTTCCGTGCTCGCCGCCGTACCTGACGAAGACCCCTACGTCCACATCACCAAAACCGTCGAGGCCTGCCGAGTGCACCTCTTCGACATCATCACTCAATACCGCGCCATCTTCTCGGACGAGGACCCGTTGCTGCCCTCTGCCGAGCAGGCCGTGAACGAGAGCACCATTTTTCACGGCTGGGTGGTGCAGCAGATCGCTCGCTTCCTGGAGACGCTGGAGCGCGACCTCGAGCGCGGAGTGGGAAGCCGTTTGGACTCCCTCCTCGGCCAGTGCATGTATTTCGGCTTGTCTTTCAGCCGGGTGGGCGCGGATTTCCGCGGACAGCTGGCGCCCGTGTTCCAGCGCGTCGCCATGGATACGTTCAGCAAAGCCGTTCGAGAAGCCGTGGACAAATTTAACGAGGACATGAACCTGTATACGCTCATTTCTCTGCCGTCGATGCTCGGGAACACCGTCCCGACCGTGGCCGCCGGCGTCCAGCCCGGCTCTCTTCAGCCCCCGATGGGTTTGTTGGACTTCCCTCCGTTAGCCTGCTTCCTGAATAACATCTTAACAGCCTTCAACGACCTGCGACTGTGTTGCCCAATCGGTTTAGCTGAAGAAGTTGCCAGATGTGTTGAGGAGGCTCTTCTGAAG GTGACCAAACTGATCCTGGTCTTCCACAGAGCGGAGGAGTCGGCCTTCAGCAGCCGCGAGCGCGACTTGTTCGTTCGGTTCTGCTGTGCCTTTGCCGAGGACATGGTGCCGTTCCTGAACCGATGTCTCCAGGTTCTCTTCCCACCAGCGCAGCTCGCACAGATCCTCG GCGTTCCTCCAACCCAAGTTCATAAACACGGAAACATCGGGTGCGTCGACGTGAGCGCCGTGCTGGAACCTTTAGACTTCATCTTGCCCAAGAGAGAGCCCCTGAGCCCGGTGCTGGACCTTTCCATTGAGCTGAGCAGCTCGAGTACTACCGAAGCAGAACCTCCGGCTCCAGCCGAGCCTTCCTTTTCAGAGAAAGTGGAAGCTCCTCTACCAGAACCTGGAGCAGACCTCAATGTCCACCAGCATCGAGAAGCAGAACCTGCCCATAATACAGCGCAACCTACAACACACGACGTGGAGCAGAACGATCCAGGAGACGCGGCCCTGACTAGCGCAGATCATCAGAACGAGCCGCCACAACCACTAAAttaa
- the nob1 gene encoding RNA-binding protein NOB1 isoform X1, which yields MVASMVEHVVADAGAFLKNAVLHEIGKNIYTLKDVVNEIRDKQTKKNLAFLPYKLTFKEPFPEHVRFVTEFAKKTGDYPSLSATDIKVLALTYQLELENCGAAHLKKEPAVQVEIRSTPRHPEAPVNIAGFHLPSKQKSSACSVTDVQQRVASRERPSAEISEFNSFQFWREPLPSVDDDLLKLVESSSGPVADVRHDVVSREPQTAESSEFNSFQFWRDPLPSIDDELLKLVVSKDVPEKARRVDVTSPNAEKEDEEGVEDEDGEEDGGGGWITPGNIKRIQMDAGEVHPSENVTVGCVTTDFAMQNVLIQIGLNVLSVNGMLIRHTRNYILRCHACFKTTTNMNKAFCPHCGNNTLKKVAVTLGEDGNMQMHFSSNPKVLNPKGKRYSMPLPQGGKHSNNPHVVDDQRFPQQRLSRKARAKTDVLDPDYLAGGSPFTEHDLYSRAANLNLREAQCGGGRRRANPNASRKKFVKKK from the exons ATGGTGGCCAGCATGGTGGAGCATGTTGTAGCTGATGCGGGGGCTTTCTTGAAAAACGCCGTTTTGCAT GAAATTGGGAAGAATATCTACACGCTGAAGGATGTGGTGAACGAAATCcgggataaacaaacaaaaaagaacttGGCGTTTTTACCCTACAAGCTCACCTTTAAAGAACCTTTTCCAGAACACGTTCGATTCG TGACCGAGTTTGCCAAAAAGACCGGGGATTATCCCAGCCTGTCAGCTACGGACATTAAAGTCTTGGCTCTGACCTACCAGCTGGAGTTGGAGAACTGTGGAGCTGCTCACTTGAAGAAAGAACCAGCAGTACAG GTGGAAATACGCAGCACGCCGAGACACCCAGAAGCTCCGGTCAACATCGCTGGATTCCACCTTCCTTCTAAA CAGAAATCCTCAGCCTGCTCAGTGACTGACGTTCAGCAGCGTGTAGCATCACGTGAACGTCCATCTGCCGAGATCTCCGAGTTTAACAGCTTCCAGTTTTGGAGAGAGCCTTTACCCAGTGTTGATGATGACTTACTGAAATTAGTg GAATCCTCATCCGGCCCGGTCGCTGACGTTCGGCATGACGTCGTGTCACGTGAGCCTCAGACCGCCGAGAGCTCGGAGTTCAACAGCTTCCAGTTTTGGAGAGATCCCTTACCCAGCATTGATGACGAGTTATTAAAGTTGGTTGTGAGTAAG GACGTCCCGGAGAAAGCGCGGCGTGTGGATGTGACGTCTCCGAACGCCGAGAAAGAGGATGAGGAGGGTGTGGAGGACGAAGACGGTGAAGAGGACGGCGGCGGCGGCTGGATCACTCCCGGTAACATAAAACGAATCCAGATGGACGCCGGTGAAGTCCATCCTTCGGAAAACGTCACGGTGGGCTGCGTGACCACCGACTTCGCGATGCAG AACGTGCTTATTCAGATCGGCCTGAACGTGCTGTCGGTCAACGGCATGCTCATCAGACACACGAGAAACTACATCCTCCGCTGCCACGCCTGCTTCAA GACTACGACAAATATGAACAAAGCTTTCTGTCCACATTGCGGCAACAACACGCTAAAGAAGGTGGCAGTGACGCTCGGCGAGGACGGCAACATGCAGATGCACTTCTCCAGCAACCCCAAAGTGCTCAATCCTAAAGGAAAGAGG TACTCTATGCCTTTACCACAAGGCGGAAAACACTCAAACAACCCGCACGTGGTGGATGATCAGCGTTTCCCTCAGCAGCGACTCTCTCGAAAGGCACGGGCGAAGACGGACGTGCTCGACCCGGACTACCTCGCCGGTGGATCTCCGTTCACGGAGCACGACCTTTACAGCCGAGCGGCGAATTTAAACCTACGGGAGGCTCAGTGCGGAGGAGGGAGACGACGCGCCAATCCGAACGCCTCTCGCAAGAAGTTCGTCAAGAAAAAGTGA
- the nob1 gene encoding RNA-binding protein NOB1 isoform X2, whose amino-acid sequence MVASMVEHVVADAGAFLKNAVLHEIGKNIYTLKDVVNEIRDKQTKKNLAFLPYKLTFKEPFPEHVRFVTEFAKKTGDYPSLSATDIKVLALTYQLELENCGAAHLKKEPAVQVEIRSTPRHPEAPVNIAGFHLPSKKSSACSVTDVQQRVASRERPSAEISEFNSFQFWREPLPSVDDDLLKLVESSSGPVADVRHDVVSREPQTAESSEFNSFQFWRDPLPSIDDELLKLVVSKDVPEKARRVDVTSPNAEKEDEEGVEDEDGEEDGGGGWITPGNIKRIQMDAGEVHPSENVTVGCVTTDFAMQNVLIQIGLNVLSVNGMLIRHTRNYILRCHACFKTTTNMNKAFCPHCGNNTLKKVAVTLGEDGNMQMHFSSNPKVLNPKGKRYSMPLPQGGKHSNNPHVVDDQRFPQQRLSRKARAKTDVLDPDYLAGGSPFTEHDLYSRAANLNLREAQCGGGRRRANPNASRKKFVKKK is encoded by the exons ATGGTGGCCAGCATGGTGGAGCATGTTGTAGCTGATGCGGGGGCTTTCTTGAAAAACGCCGTTTTGCAT GAAATTGGGAAGAATATCTACACGCTGAAGGATGTGGTGAACGAAATCcgggataaacaaacaaaaaagaacttGGCGTTTTTACCCTACAAGCTCACCTTTAAAGAACCTTTTCCAGAACACGTTCGATTCG TGACCGAGTTTGCCAAAAAGACCGGGGATTATCCCAGCCTGTCAGCTACGGACATTAAAGTCTTGGCTCTGACCTACCAGCTGGAGTTGGAGAACTGTGGAGCTGCTCACTTGAAGAAAGAACCAGCAGTACAG GTGGAAATACGCAGCACGCCGAGACACCCAGAAGCTCCGGTCAACATCGCTGGATTCCACCTTCCTTCTAAA AAATCCTCAGCCTGCTCAGTGACTGACGTTCAGCAGCGTGTAGCATCACGTGAACGTCCATCTGCCGAGATCTCCGAGTTTAACAGCTTCCAGTTTTGGAGAGAGCCTTTACCCAGTGTTGATGATGACTTACTGAAATTAGTg GAATCCTCATCCGGCCCGGTCGCTGACGTTCGGCATGACGTCGTGTCACGTGAGCCTCAGACCGCCGAGAGCTCGGAGTTCAACAGCTTCCAGTTTTGGAGAGATCCCTTACCCAGCATTGATGACGAGTTATTAAAGTTGGTTGTGAGTAAG GACGTCCCGGAGAAAGCGCGGCGTGTGGATGTGACGTCTCCGAACGCCGAGAAAGAGGATGAGGAGGGTGTGGAGGACGAAGACGGTGAAGAGGACGGCGGCGGCGGCTGGATCACTCCCGGTAACATAAAACGAATCCAGATGGACGCCGGTGAAGTCCATCCTTCGGAAAACGTCACGGTGGGCTGCGTGACCACCGACTTCGCGATGCAG AACGTGCTTATTCAGATCGGCCTGAACGTGCTGTCGGTCAACGGCATGCTCATCAGACACACGAGAAACTACATCCTCCGCTGCCACGCCTGCTTCAA GACTACGACAAATATGAACAAAGCTTTCTGTCCACATTGCGGCAACAACACGCTAAAGAAGGTGGCAGTGACGCTCGGCGAGGACGGCAACATGCAGATGCACTTCTCCAGCAACCCCAAAGTGCTCAATCCTAAAGGAAAGAGG TACTCTATGCCTTTACCACAAGGCGGAAAACACTCAAACAACCCGCACGTGGTGGATGATCAGCGTTTCCCTCAGCAGCGACTCTCTCGAAAGGCACGGGCGAAGACGGACGTGCTCGACCCGGACTACCTCGCCGGTGGATCTCCGTTCACGGAGCACGACCTTTACAGCCGAGCGGCGAATTTAAACCTACGGGAGGCTCAGTGCGGAGGAGGGAGACGACGCGCCAATCCGAACGCCTCTCGCAAGAAGTTCGTCAAGAAAAAGTGA